From the genome of Muricauda sp. SCSIO 64092, one region includes:
- a CDS encoding pyruvate dehydrogenase complex dihydrolipoamide acetyltransferase, producing the protein MAEVINMPRLSDTMEEGTVAKWLKKVGDKVEEGDILAEIETDKATMEFESFHEGTLLHIGIQEGDGAPVDSLLAIIGEEGEDISALLNGSGTATTEPEVPEPKDEGASPSPAAGGAIPEGVEIITMPRLSDTMEEGTVASWLKKVGDTIEEGDILAEIETDKATMEFESFYSGTLLHIGIQEGEGAPVDSLLAIIGPEGTDVNAVLSAGSSTAGAAEKETASVEDNTETAKDAEVPVTVSSTSSGERIFASPLAKKIAADKGIDLSQVNGSGDNGRIVKRDVENYQPSTTAAPQAAAATTAADTASVAASVAPVSLPVGEEGSEEVKNSTMRKVIAKRLGESKFSAPHYYLTIEVDMDNAKASRSQINTLPDTKVSFNDMVLKACAMALKKHPQVNTSWNGDTTRYNHHIHMGVAVAVDDGLVVPVLKFADQMSLTQIGGAVKDLAGRARSKKIKPDEMEGSTFTVSNLGMFGILEFTSIINQPNSAILSVGAIVEKPVVKNGAIVAGSTMKVTLACDHRTVDGATGAQFLQTLRAYLENPVTMLA; encoded by the coding sequence ATGGCAGAAGTAATCAATATGCCCAGGTTGAGCGATACCATGGAAGAAGGTACGGTCGCCAAATGGTTAAAGAAAGTAGGGGATAAAGTTGAAGAGGGAGACATCCTTGCAGAGATTGAAACCGATAAAGCTACTATGGAATTCGAGTCCTTCCATGAGGGAACGCTTTTGCATATAGGCATTCAAGAAGGGGATGGTGCTCCCGTGGATTCTTTATTGGCGATTATTGGCGAGGAAGGGGAGGATATTTCTGCCCTGCTAAATGGAAGTGGAACCGCAACAACGGAACCTGAAGTGCCTGAACCAAAGGACGAAGGGGCTTCCCCATCCCCAGCTGCTGGGGGAGCAATCCCGGAAGGTGTGGAAATCATTACGATGCCCCGCCTAAGTGACACTATGGAAGAAGGTACGGTGGCATCATGGTTGAAAAAAGTTGGGGATACCATTGAGGAAGGGGATATCCTGGCCGAGATTGAAACGGACAAAGCGACCATGGAGTTTGAATCCTTCTATTCAGGGACCTTATTGCACATAGGAATCCAGGAAGGGGAAGGAGCTCCGGTAGACTCTTTACTGGCCATCATAGGGCCGGAGGGGACCGATGTCAATGCCGTTCTAAGTGCAGGGTCTTCCACTGCCGGTGCCGCGGAAAAAGAGACTGCCTCCGTGGAAGACAATACCGAAACGGCAAAAGATGCAGAAGTTCCCGTGACAGTTTCAAGTACTTCTTCAGGAGAGCGAATTTTTGCTTCACCTTTGGCAAAGAAAATAGCTGCCGATAAGGGAATCGACCTTTCCCAAGTCAATGGTTCGGGAGATAATGGAAGGATTGTCAAGCGCGATGTTGAGAATTACCAACCTTCAACTACTGCTGCGCCTCAGGCCGCCGCCGCTACAACTGCGGCTGATACCGCATCGGTAGCAGCTTCTGTTGCCCCGGTGTCATTGCCGGTTGGTGAAGAGGGTTCGGAAGAAGTGAAGAACTCCACCATGCGAAAGGTCATTGCCAAACGTTTGGGTGAGTCCAAATTCAGTGCACCACATTACTATTTGACCATAGAAGTGGATATGGACAACGCCAAAGCTTCCCGATCGCAGATCAATACCTTACCCGATACCAAAGTATCCTTCAATGATATGGTGTTGAAGGCCTGTGCCATGGCTTTGAAGAAACATCCACAGGTAAATACTTCCTGGAATGGGGATACTACCAGGTACAACCACCATATACATATGGGGGTGGCCGTAGCCGTAGACGATGGATTGGTGGTGCCCGTCCTAAAATTTGCCGATCAAATGAGCCTTACCCAAATTGGGGGGGCGGTAAAGGATTTGGCGGGACGTGCCAGGTCAAAAAAGATAAAGCCGGACGAGATGGAAGGGAGTACGTTCACGGTTTCGAACTTAGGGATGTTCGGTATTTTGGAATTTACTTCCATTATCAATCAACCCAATTCGGCAATATTGTCTGTCGGCGCCATTGTGGAAAAACCCGTTGTTAAAAATGGGGCCATTGTGGCCGGGAGTACCATGAAGGTAACTTTGGCCTGTGATCATAGAACCGTGGACGGTGCCACAGGTGCACAGTTTTTACAAACGCTGAGGGCGTATTTGGAAAATCCCGTCACTATGTTGGCCTAG
- a CDS encoding M28 family metallopeptidase: protein MKQLYLLLYVLFFMTCGSTQIVETDTGSLPKPAGPEGVKAEMPPKTAVVEADEFTSKEKIEVLMNYLASDELEGRDSGSKGIELAARFIEKYLGDHGVAPYYKTYRDTLSNFRKPAYNIVGVVEGNDPNLKNEYIIIGAHYDHIGVIKPERGDYIANGANDNASGTTTVMEIARYFGEHTSNKRSLIFALFSAEEKGLLGSKHMAQNMKEDGLNLYTMLNFEMVGVPMKGKDYELFITGYDKSNLAGISNGYGGENFIGFSRTAKEYELFQRSDNYYFYREFKVPSHTYCAFDFTNFSYYHKVGDEVSEMDFEFMAHVVNRMIPVVEGIANASTQEVKLNK from the coding sequence ATGAAACAGCTCTATTTATTGCTTTATGTTCTTTTTTTTATGACCTGTGGTTCCACACAAATTGTGGAAACGGACACTGGATCCCTTCCCAAACCGGCAGGTCCGGAAGGGGTAAAGGCTGAGATGCCTCCAAAAACGGCTGTTGTTGAAGCGGATGAGTTCACTTCCAAGGAAAAAATAGAGGTTCTTATGAATTATTTGGCCTCAGACGAGTTGGAGGGACGGGATTCCGGTTCCAAAGGAATAGAACTGGCAGCGCGGTTCATAGAAAAATATCTTGGGGACCATGGGGTAGCGCCCTATTACAAAACATATCGCGATACATTGTCGAATTTCAGGAAACCGGCCTATAACATTGTAGGTGTCGTGGAGGGCAATGACCCAAATTTGAAAAACGAATATATCATTATTGGTGCACACTATGACCATATAGGTGTCATAAAGCCGGAAAGAGGGGATTATATTGCCAATGGCGCCAATGACAATGCTTCGGGAACAACGACCGTGATGGAGATTGCCCGATATTTTGGTGAGCATACATCCAACAAGCGGAGTTTGATTTTTGCCCTTTTCAGTGCGGAAGAAAAAGGCTTGTTGGGTTCCAAGCATATGGCCCAAAACATGAAGGAGGACGGACTGAACCTGTATACCATGCTCAACTTTGAAATGGTTGGGGTACCGATGAAAGGAAAGGATTATGAGTTGTTTATTACTGGATACGATAAATCGAACCTTGCTGGGATAAGCAATGGATATGGGGGTGAAAATTTTATTGGTTTTTCCCGAACGGCCAAGGAGTACGAATTGTTCCAGCGTTCGGACAATTACTATTTCTACAGGGAGTTTAAGGTGCCCTCACATACCTATTGCGCGTTTGATTTCACCAATTTCTCATACTATCACAAAGTGGGTGACGAGGTCTCCGAAATGGACTTTGAATTTATGGCCCATGTAGTGAACAGAATGATTCCTGTTGTTGAGGGTATCGCCAATGCATCAACCCAAGAGGTAAAGTTAAACAAGTAG
- a CDS encoding SDR family NAD(P)-dependent oxidoreductase: MSKKNIIITGTSRGIGFELAKLFADDGHKVLALSRNPRPILDVNHANIATFSCDLCSKEDHEKVREFIADWEGVDILINNAGALLNKPFLETTTDEFEAIYKVNVFAVAELTRLVVPKMDKGHVVTISSMGGVQGSVKFPGLSAYSSSKGAVITLTELWAEEFKETGPSFNVLAIGAVQTEMLAEAFPGYEAPLTAKQMANYIKHFALTGHQFYNGKLLQVSSTTP; the protein is encoded by the coding sequence ATGTCCAAAAAAAATATCATCATTACCGGGACCAGTCGTGGGATTGGCTTTGAATTGGCCAAGCTTTTTGCTGATGACGGTCATAAGGTTCTGGCACTTTCGCGTAACCCAAGGCCTATTTTGGATGTCAACCATGCCAATATTGCCACATTTTCCTGTGATCTATGTAGCAAAGAAGATCATGAAAAGGTTAGGGAATTTATTGCGGATTGGGAAGGGGTGGATATTCTTATAAACAATGCAGGGGCATTGCTGAACAAACCTTTTTTGGAAACGACGACGGATGAGTTTGAGGCCATTTACAAAGTAAACGTGTTTGCAGTGGCGGAACTTACCCGATTGGTGGTACCAAAAATGGACAAAGGACATGTGGTTACGATAAGTTCTATGGGAGGTGTGCAGGGAAGTGTGAAATTTCCGGGTTTATCAGCATATAGTTCCAGTAAGGGAGCGGTAATTACGCTTACAGAGCTTTGGGCGGAAGAATTCAAGGAAACGGGACCCTCATTCAATGTTTTGGCCATTGGAGCCGTACAGACCGAGATGTTGGCTGAGGCCTTTCCGGGCTACGAAGCCCCTTTGACTGCCAAACAAATGGCAAACTATATCAAACACTTTGCTTTAACGGGCCATCAGTTTTACAATGGTAAGCTGCTGCAGGTAAGCAGTACCACACCTTAA
- a CDS encoding sugar porter family MFS transporter has protein sequence MNKKTLFTIRIALIVALGGFLMGFDASVISGVNKFVQIDFNLTDLELGFSVSSLTIVAALAMMISGPLSDRFGRRIILKSCAVVFTVSAIGSALAPNFLSFLIFRMLGGVGVGASLILAPMYIAEISPPEQRGRLVSFNQLNIVLGITVAFFSNYFILSLGDSDANWVRALGIAENNWRWMLGVEALPAILYFFGLLSVPRSPRWLLMKELVKEAKTVLRKFGSEEQAEKDIKAVTASLENDKNKASLAELFRPAMRLVITIGIVVAILQQITGINSVFFYAPMIFEQSGIGTDASFIQAILVGVTNLIFTILAMVLIDRLGRKPLLAFGVAGIGVFMVLLAYGFNSATYRLTQEQINTLPDTELREELSILVGKSFKNDVQYKNELKLVLGTERAKQHESELITAAIDMNPSLILIGIIGFVACFAISLGPVMWVLFSELFPLKIRGIAISFVGFVNSAVSAGVQFIFPWELSTIGSALTFLLYGLFAFAGLIFIIRVIPETKGKSLEELEAQLVK, from the coding sequence ATGAACAAAAAGACACTTTTTACCATTCGCATTGCCCTAATCGTTGCTTTGGGTGGCTTCCTTATGGGTTTTGACGCCTCAGTAATTTCGGGAGTGAACAAATTTGTCCAGATAGATTTCAATCTCACGGACCTGGAACTAGGTTTCTCCGTGAGTTCTTTGACCATCGTTGCCGCTTTGGCAATGATGATCTCCGGACCATTGAGTGATCGCTTTGGAAGAAGGATCATACTCAAATCCTGTGCAGTGGTTTTTACCGTATCGGCCATAGGTTCGGCTTTGGCCCCGAATTTTTTGTCTTTCCTCATCTTTCGGATGCTCGGCGGTGTAGGTGTGGGGGCATCACTGATTCTGGCACCCATGTACATTGCTGAAATCTCCCCTCCTGAACAAAGGGGCAGATTGGTTTCTTTCAATCAATTAAATATTGTACTTGGTATTACCGTCGCTTTTTTTAGCAACTACTTCATTCTTTCATTGGGAGACTCGGATGCCAATTGGGTACGGGCATTGGGAATTGCAGAAAACAACTGGCGTTGGATGTTGGGAGTTGAGGCATTGCCGGCCATTCTTTATTTCTTTGGACTACTATCCGTGCCCAGAAGCCCTAGGTGGCTCCTAATGAAGGAGTTGGTAAAGGAAGCAAAAACCGTACTTAGAAAGTTCGGTTCGGAAGAACAGGCAGAGAAGGATATAAAGGCCGTAACAGCATCTTTGGAAAATGATAAGAACAAGGCCTCCCTTGCGGAGTTGTTCAGACCCGCCATGCGATTGGTGATTACCATTGGCATAGTAGTAGCTATTCTACAACAGATTACGGGAATTAATTCAGTATTTTTTTACGCACCCATGATTTTTGAGCAATCCGGGATAGGAACGGATGCCTCCTTTATCCAAGCCATACTCGTAGGGGTGACCAACCTCATCTTCACCATTCTGGCCATGGTACTCATTGATAGGCTTGGACGAAAACCGCTCTTGGCATTTGGGGTAGCAGGAATAGGCGTATTTATGGTGTTATTGGCATATGGCTTCAATTCTGCAACCTACAGGCTTACCCAAGAGCAAATCAACACACTGCCGGACACGGAACTTAGGGAGGAACTCTCTATACTGGTAGGGAAGTCGTTCAAAAATGATGTTCAGTATAAGAACGAGCTCAAATTAGTATTGGGAACCGAAAGGGCCAAACAACACGAGTCGGAATTGATTACGGCCGCCATAGACATGAATCCATCCCTTATACTTATTGGTATTATTGGCTTTGTAGCCTGTTTTGCCATTTCCTTGGGTCCGGTTATGTGGGTGTTGTTCTCTGAGCTCTTCCCCTTAAAGATTAGGGGGATTGCCATCTCTTTCGTTGGATTTGTGAATTCTGCCGTATCGGCGGGTGTTCAATTCATTTTCCCATGGGAGTTGTCCACTATTGGCAGTGCACTGACCTTCCTTTTATACGGGTTGTTTGCATTTGCAGGCCTTATTTTTATAATACGGGTCATTCCAGAGACCAAAGGCAAATCCTTGGAAGAACTTGAAGCACAATTGGTAAAATGA
- a CDS encoding YybH family protein: protein MKIGKRTCSNWVLLVLCIVALPLAVHPQNENSKNEILKNGETIRKAFSDGDIEKIRSLHHPDVIKALGYNDLKIGRDEVISGLEETLRNFNLEFLKNDVESILVKDNIAIEQTKFSIKGTPKTGGEPFIFMGRTMVTYVRYDKSPTGWATIREIIQPATN from the coding sequence ATGAAAATAGGAAAAAGAACTTGCAGCAATTGGGTTTTATTAGTTTTATGTATTGTGGCCCTACCGCTAGCGGTACATCCCCAAAATGAAAATAGTAAAAATGAAATCCTGAAAAACGGGGAAACCATCCGAAAAGCCTTTTCAGACGGAGATATCGAAAAAATAAGATCACTTCACCACCCGGACGTCATTAAAGCGTTGGGATATAATGACCTCAAAATAGGAAGGGATGAAGTTATAAGCGGACTGGAAGAAACATTGAGGAACTTCAATTTGGAATTCCTTAAGAATGATGTGGAAAGCATTTTGGTAAAAGACAATATCGCAATTGAGCAAACCAAGTTCTCCATTAAAGGAACTCCAAAAACCGGTGGCGAGCCCTTTATATTTATGGGACGAACAATGGTAACCTATGTTAGGTACGATAAAAGCCCGACAGGTTGGGCAACCATTCGTGAAATAATTCAACCGGCAACCAACTAA
- a CDS encoding SprT-like domain-containing protein has product MAIVNSTLQKYLPERAVGPCFELIKNNSVHLKIVNHRVTRHGDYRRAPGGQHQITVNASLNKYRFLITLVHEIAHLVAFETYGRMIKPHGKEWKRTFQELMLPFIRPEIFPAQLLPLVAEHFKNPKASSSTDARLSIALKAFDEAQRSEKSYVFEIPLGSTFRLYNGKLFKKGNKRVKRYECIELETGRLFLFQPNAEVELITD; this is encoded by the coding sequence ATGGCAATAGTGAACAGCACTTTACAGAAATATTTGCCGGAACGTGCCGTAGGCCCTTGCTTTGAACTCATTAAAAATAATTCGGTACATCTTAAAATTGTGAACCACCGAGTAACGCGTCATGGGGATTATAGACGGGCGCCCGGGGGTCAACATCAAATCACGGTAAATGCAAGTTTGAACAAATACCGTTTTTTGATCACCTTGGTTCATGAAATAGCCCATTTAGTGGCCTTTGAAACCTACGGGAGAATGATCAAACCCCACGGAAAGGAGTGGAAAAGGACATTTCAGGAATTGATGTTGCCCTTTATTCGCCCTGAAATATTTCCTGCCCAATTACTTCCTTTGGTGGCGGAACATTTTAAAAACCCAAAGGCAAGCAGCAGTACGGATGCACGGTTATCCATAGCTTTAAAGGCATTTGACGAGGCGCAACGATCGGAAAAGTCCTACGTTTTTGAAATACCTTTGGGAAGTACCTTTCGTCTGTACAACGGGAAGCTCTTTAAAAAAGGGAATAAACGCGTTAAACGATATGAATGTATTGAGTTGGAAACGGGTCGATTGTTCCTGTTCCAGCCCAATGCCGAAGTTGAATTAATAACCGATTAA
- a CDS encoding mannose-1-phosphate guanylyltransferase, translating into MNKNYYAVLMAGGVGSRFWPVSTTNNPKQFHDMLGIGKTLIQKTFDRLNRFVPTENILILTNERYNDLVLEQLPSVKQEQVVLEPAMRNTAPCILYAALKIQKIDPNAVMIVAPSDHWIEDEQAFEDDVKLCFQKCEKEEVLCTLGIKPTYPNTGFGYIEFGKKETTQLKKVAQFREKPDLETAKDFLAQGNFLWNAGIFMWSVKTIVNAFKVYQPDQYQLFQQGISCYNTPAETPFIQKNYPKAENISIDYAILERSKAIFTLPASFDWNDLGTWGALYEKLDKDGAGNAVVNAKTLLTDAKGNMIRSPKNKVVVVEGLEDFIIVDKDDVLLIYPKSKQQDIKKVRSQVSDTFGEHFA; encoded by the coding sequence ATGAATAAAAATTATTATGCCGTTTTAATGGCCGGTGGTGTTGGGTCCCGGTTTTGGCCCGTTAGTACCACCAATAATCCCAAACAATTTCATGATATGTTGGGAATTGGTAAAACCTTGATTCAAAAAACCTTTGATCGTTTAAACCGTTTTGTACCTACGGAAAACATTTTGATACTTACGAATGAGCGTTACAATGACTTGGTTTTGGAGCAGTTGCCTTCGGTAAAACAAGAACAGGTGGTCTTGGAACCGGCTATGCGCAATACGGCTCCCTGTATCCTTTATGCGGCCCTGAAAATCCAAAAAATCGACCCAAATGCTGTGATGATCGTGGCGCCAAGCGATCATTGGATTGAGGATGAGCAAGCATTTGAAGATGACGTAAAGTTATGCTTTCAAAAATGTGAAAAGGAAGAAGTACTATGTACCTTAGGGATAAAACCTACCTATCCCAATACGGGTTTTGGCTATATTGAATTTGGAAAAAAGGAAACGACCCAACTTAAAAAAGTGGCCCAGTTCCGGGAAAAACCGGATTTGGAAACGGCCAAGGACTTTTTGGCCCAGGGGAACTTTCTTTGGAATGCCGGTATTTTTATGTGGAGCGTAAAAACCATTGTTAATGCCTTTAAGGTGTACCAACCTGATCAGTACCAACTATTTCAGCAAGGAATTTCCTGTTATAATACTCCTGCCGAAACACCTTTTATTCAAAAGAACTATCCCAAAGCGGAGAACATTTCCATAGATTACGCTATCTTGGAACGGTCCAAAGCCATTTTTACCTTACCCGCCTCGTTTGACTGGAATGATTTGGGCACTTGGGGCGCACTTTATGAAAAATTGGACAAGGACGGTGCCGGTAATGCCGTGGTCAATGCCAAGACACTTTTGACGGACGCCAAGGGCAATATGATCCGGTCACCAAAAAACAAGGTGGTCGTAGTTGAAGGACTTGAGGATTTTATTATTGTGGATAAGGACGATGTGCTGTTGATTTATCCCAAGTCCAAACAGCAGGATATTAAAAAAGTCCGAAGTCAGGTAAGCGATACTTTTGGGGAACATTTCGCATAA
- a CDS encoding DUF389 domain-containing protein, with protein sequence MSQNLFNEDGHTSETNSEEVKKDFKGLLGSVRKFTLELLEIRSNTDQIATKESIIADIPFKGHTSWILICSIFIASVGLNANSTAVVIGAMLISPLMGPILGMGMSLAINDVETLRKSIKNFVVMVVLSVITAFLFFYIFPIQDESSELLARTKPDIRDVLIAFFGGLALVIARAKKGTIASVIFGVAIATALMPPLCTVGFGLAIGKYGYALGAMYLFVINTIFIGLATFLVIKYLRFPMVRYANSKRRRRIARIASAVGFLVMLPAGYTFYIAFNESLFMKQAQEFLSETIEIYEFAQNGRYLDNLTKLEYDSDHGSLIEIVCMGSEEIPANVISSWRNKQSTYSRLKEAEFNIVQGGRDDTQEKYTYVAELYEAKKAELLTKDERIRVLEEEVASLSKAASKSIPFQEVMSEAKIIYGNLTSVGFAYQIQTDFKKTDTIPVFEVKWKDGVRQSQRDADQRKLSLWLKTRLQDSTLIVRTAE encoded by the coding sequence ATGAGTCAAAATCTATTTAATGAGGATGGGCATACTTCGGAGACCAATTCCGAAGAGGTAAAAAAGGACTTTAAAGGACTTCTGGGGAGCGTTCGAAAGTTCACTTTGGAATTACTGGAGATTCGTAGCAACACGGATCAGATTGCCACTAAAGAATCCATTATTGCGGATATCCCCTTTAAGGGACATACCTCCTGGATTCTCATTTGCTCCATATTCATTGCCTCTGTGGGGCTTAATGCCAATTCTACCGCAGTGGTAATAGGCGCCATGCTTATTTCCCCTCTTATGGGACCCATTTTGGGAATGGGGATGTCTTTGGCCATCAATGATGTGGAAACCTTACGTAAATCCATCAAGAATTTTGTGGTCATGGTGGTGCTTAGTGTGATTACCGCATTTTTGTTTTTCTATATTTTTCCTATCCAGGATGAGTCCTCGGAACTTTTGGCACGCACAAAACCGGATATCCGGGATGTATTGATCGCTTTTTTTGGTGGTCTGGCCCTGGTGATAGCCCGGGCCAAAAAAGGAACGATAGCCAGTGTCATTTTTGGGGTAGCCATTGCAACAGCATTGATGCCACCCTTATGCACCGTGGGTTTTGGACTGGCCATTGGAAAATACGGGTATGCCCTGGGTGCGATGTACCTGTTTGTGATCAATACCATTTTTATTGGTTTGGCAACTTTTTTGGTCATTAAATATTTGCGGTTCCCAATGGTGCGTTATGCGAATTCAAAACGAAGGCGCCGAATAGCCAGAATTGCCTCTGCCGTTGGTTTTTTAGTGATGCTTCCGGCGGGGTACACCTTCTATATCGCGTTTAATGAATCGTTGTTCATGAAGCAAGCACAGGAGTTTTTATCGGAGACCATAGAGATTTATGAATTTGCCCAAAATGGAAGGTACCTGGACAATCTTACCAAACTGGAATATGACAGCGACCATGGTTCATTGATTGAAATCGTATGCATGGGTTCTGAAGAGATTCCCGCGAATGTTATCAGCTCATGGAGAAATAAACAAAGTACCTACAGCAGGCTTAAGGAGGCGGAATTCAATATTGTACAGGGCGGAAGGGACGACACCCAGGAAAAGTATACTTATGTGGCCGAACTCTATGAGGCAAAGAAGGCAGAATTGCTTACCAAGGACGAACGTATTCGCGTATTGGAAGAAGAGGTGGCCAGCCTAAGCAAAGCGGCATCCAAAAGTATTCCCTTTCAGGAGGTGATGTCAGAGGCCAAAATAATTTATGGGAACCTGACATCGGTAGGGTTTGCTTATCAAATTCAAACGGACTTTAAAAAAACGGATACCATTCCTGTCTTTGAGGTGAAATGGAAAGATGGTGTTCGTCAATCGCAAAGGGATGCTGACCAACGTAAGCTTTCCTTATGGTTGAAGACCAGACTCCAGGACTCTACCTTGATTGTCAGGACGGCTGAATGA
- a CDS encoding metallophosphoesterase has product MNRILISLLAFVWISMGTAQDKPTIYIDIPTDRKPWNHTEWNDSAEQFQFAIVTDRTGGRRPGVFPIGIKKLNLLQPEFVMSVGDLIDGYTRDTLKINAEWKEFMGFIDALEAPFFYVPGNHDITNEVMEEKWMELFGVSYYHFVYKDVLFLCLNSEDNLRGAGRGTIDDEQYEYIKKTLAENSEVKWTLVFLHQPLWVQEDTKRWKDVEKLLENRNHNVFAGHYHRYWKTKRNNGKYIALATTGGGSRLRGKAYGEFDHVVWATMTEEGPILANLFLDGIWDENVVTEELVDLVRNRPFPVRIEPIYLEETNPGNMSASVRATNDSDGKMHVELKGYTNDELFYQFDKTSFVVEPNDVAVFNLSLKNMDKIAVADFSTLKIKAEITYELEKAPNVSFSSVLNYLPFSKHTIPKNAKIKLDGNLKEWKDADWISVENMDGTPFDFKGPTDCSLKFAKAYDDDYFYVALNITDNDLYIKEEGSHWNQDRIVLGLDARATNLSAFNKGEGRGRDWIAYLRTFKKENPVYNENRLPTEVKTEVKRNDTGVTMEIAFPLEYIQKMGGADWSSLRFGLGYYDYDTDDENPTTHFWFPPWNANQDIPGSGMLFKE; this is encoded by the coding sequence ATGAACCGTATCCTAATTTCACTCTTAGCATTCGTATGGATTTCCATGGGAACCGCACAGGACAAACCTACCATTTATATTGATATCCCTACTGATCGGAAACCCTGGAACCACACGGAATGGAATGATTCCGCCGAGCAATTTCAATTTGCCATAGTTACGGATAGGACCGGTGGTCGCCGCCCTGGTGTTTTCCCTATCGGCATCAAAAAACTGAACCTATTACAACCTGAATTTGTAATGAGTGTTGGAGATCTTATAGACGGATATACCCGGGACACCTTAAAAATAAATGCGGAATGGAAGGAATTCATGGGCTTTATAGATGCCCTGGAAGCTCCGTTCTTTTATGTCCCTGGAAACCATGATATCACCAATGAAGTGATGGAAGAAAAGTGGATGGAGCTTTTTGGAGTCTCCTACTACCATTTTGTTTATAAAGATGTCCTGTTTCTCTGCCTGAATTCCGAAGATAACTTGAGGGGTGCCGGTCGCGGTACTATTGATGATGAGCAATATGAGTATATAAAAAAAACCTTAGCTGAAAATTCCGAAGTAAAATGGACTTTGGTTTTTCTGCACCAACCACTTTGGGTCCAGGAAGATACCAAACGTTGGAAGGATGTTGAAAAACTGTTGGAAAACAGAAATCACAACGTTTTTGCCGGTCACTACCATCGCTATTGGAAAACAAAAAGGAACAACGGTAAGTATATAGCCCTGGCCACCACAGGAGGGGGAAGTCGTTTGCGCGGAAAAGCCTATGGTGAATTTGATCATGTGGTATGGGCCACCATGACAGAAGAAGGACCTATTTTGGCCAATCTTTTCCTGGATGGTATCTGGGACGAAAATGTGGTAACCGAGGAGTTGGTCGATCTTGTTCGAAATAGGCCCTTCCCGGTTCGCATTGAACCCATCTACCTAGAGGAAACAAATCCAGGGAACATGTCGGCCTCCGTTAGGGCCACAAATGATAGTGATGGAAAAATGCACGTGGAGCTAAAGGGTTATACCAACGACGAACTGTTCTATCAGTTTGATAAGACTTCTTTTGTTGTGGAACCAAATGATGTGGCTGTCTTTAATTTGAGTTTGAAGAATATGGATAAAATCGCGGTAGCTGATTTTTCCACCCTTAAAATCAAGGCAGAAATAACCTATGAATTGGAAAAAGCACCTAATGTTAGTTTTTCCTCGGTACTGAATTACCTTCCTTTTTCCAAACATACGATTCCAAAAAACGCCAAGATAAAACTGGATGGAAATTTAAAGGAATGGAAAGATGCAGATTGGATTTCGGTTGAAAATATGGATGGAACTCCCTTTGATTTTAAAGGTCCAACGGATTGCTCCCTCAAATTTGCCAAAGCATATGACGATGACTATTTCTATGTTGCCCTAAATATAACCGATAATGACCTCTACATAAAGGAAGAAGGTTCCCATTGGAATCAAGACAGAATAGTCCTGGGACTGGATGCCCGCGCGACCAACCTCAGTGCCTTTAATAAAGGAGAAGGAAGAGGAAGGGATTGGATTGCTTATTTACGAACGTTCAAGAAAGAAAATCCAGTCTATAATGAGAACAGACTTCCTACAGAAGTAAAAACCGAGGTAAAACGGAACGATACCGGCGTCACAATGGAAATTGCGTTTCCCTTGGAGTATATCCAAAAAATGGGGGGTGCCGATTGGTCCAGTCTTCGCTTTGGTTTGGGATACTATGATTATGATACCGACGACGAAAATCCAACTACGCATTTTTGGTTTCCGCCCTGGAACGCAAATCAGGACATTCCAGGGTCTGGGATGTTGTTCAAGGAATAA